The following are encoded in a window of Amblyraja radiata isolate CabotCenter1 chromosome 7, sAmbRad1.1.pri, whole genome shotgun sequence genomic DNA:
- the dnajb11 gene encoding dnaJ homolog subfamily B member 11, giving the protein MAVGLRSVCVVLMCLSGEVLSGRDFYKILGVSKSASVKDVKKAYRKLALQLHPDRNPDDPAAQDKFHDLGAAYEVLSDEEKRKQYDMYGEEGLKEGRQGSHDDIFSHFFGDFGFMFGGSPRQQDRNIPRGSDIVVDLEVTLEEVYSGNFVEVVRNKPVAKQAPGKRKCNCRQEMRTTQLGPGRFQMTQEMVCDECPNVKLVNEERTLEVEIEPGVRDGMEYPFIGEGEPHIDGEPGDLKFKIKVLKHPVFERRGDDLYTNVTISLVEALIGFEMDISHLDGHKVHVVRDKITKPGAKLWKKGEGLPNFDNNNIRGSLIITFDVDFPKDKLTDNQKEDVKNMLKQGPVKKVYNGLQGY; this is encoded by the exons ATGGCGGTGGGCCTGCGCTCGGTCTGCGTGGTGTTGATGTGCCTGAGCGGAGAGGTGCTGtccgg GCGGGATTTCTACAAGATTCTGGGGGTTTCTAAGAGCGCCTCGGTGAAGGATGTCAAGAAGGCTTATCGCAAACTGGCCTTACAGCTGCACCCCGATAGAAACCCGGACGATCCGGCGGCGCAGGACAAGTTCCATGATTTGGGGGCTGCTTATGAG GTTTTGTCTGATGAAGAGAAGAGGAAACAGTATGATATGTATGGTGAAGAGGGTTTGAAGGAAGGCCGTCAAGGTTCTCATGATGACATCTTTTCACA ctTCTTTGGAGACTTTGGTTTCATGTTTGGAGGAAGTCCACGACAACAAGACCGGAACATTCCTCGAGGAAGTGACATAGTAGTGGACCTGGAAGTTACACTCGAAGAAGTGTATTCGGGCAATTTTGTAGAA GTTGTACGAAACAAGCCAGTGGCAAAGCAGGCTCCAGGAAAGAGGAAATGCAACTGTAGACAGGAAATGAGAACCACACAGTTGGGTCCTGGAAGATTCCAAATGACCCAAGAGATGGTTTGTGATGAGTGTCCCAATGTTAA gCTTGTAAATGAGGAGAGAACACTTGAGGTGGAGATAGAACCTGGAGTCAGAGATGGAATGGAATATCCTTTCATTGGAGAAG GTGAACCACATATAGATGGAGAGCCAGGTGACCTGAAATTCAAAATAAAGGTTTTAAA GCACCCCGTATTTGAAAGACGGGGTGATGACCTCTATACAAATGTCACAATTTCATTAGTGGAAGCACTCATAGGTTTTGAAATGGATATTTCACATTTGGATGGGCACAAg GTTCATGTAGTTAGAGACAAGATTACAAAACCCGGTGCAAAACTATGGAAGAAAGGAGAGGGATTACCAAATTTTGACAATAACAACATTAGGGGTTCCCTAATAATAACATTTGATGTGGATTTTCCCAAGGATAAACTTACTGACAATCAGAAAGAAG ATGTAAAGAATATGCTTAAACAAGGACCAGTGAAGAAAGTCTACAATGGGCTTCAGGGATATTGA